One Haloplanus sp. HW8-1 DNA window includes the following coding sequences:
- a CDS encoding PAS domain-containing protein: MVEQNRQRGGEEGKKSNQAESVETGSVSWRDTFVSEEATQERAGTADASHGLGESKTTRELRARTKALEALTRASDLFVGLSAPVDESVRTLVTELPQWFQHPETIEVRMRVGNDLFETDGFQRTGDPQTAEARTRTGTAVSMTVVCADQRPDTGEREWLPTERELVETLVSLVKEGIDRWEIDSLKRVSDGIAVLDSNLNYVYVNQQAARLLGQDSEELRGEYVWDIFPEAADTIAEEKIQTTLDTQSPTSFERYNADKEQWIEATVYPSDDGVIIVFSEITNKKVAERELEHVLETTPVGIVLLNADRNITRANSRAEELLGLSRRKIGETAYDHPDWDIWDEVGNPIPREDHPITRVFETGETITGFTHGITLPDGSERWLSSNVAPIKTEDGSIEQIIVALEDITVTKRLEQLVETFQPVNEILNSATADEETKQAICELLTDTREYQYARVSEHTPGTAPTESDLLEGRGAVAANESVPLPIQSQTEVAPAEVAVETGDIQVVTRNRTDSRFDRWRADTLDQGFQGGAIVPLQHRGRVYDLLVLYTDRGEAFGSREQTLLTTLGERIGQVLHSLRTERILHADTMATLTFESTDSASFFISASEQLDCTIEIRDTIPASDGMLVHYASVQDASLDALGDIAENGDWAAQVRQIRHTEDPPGGEVEIRLHRQSLAQTLVTEGAVVTTDTVTDGRAEVVCEVPLGTDICSLVTRVQESFPETTLVSKREYTPAAKSDAHAVGRVLGDIFETELTDRQQQVLRAAMYGGYFQSPRRSTATEIADALSLTQSTFSYHLRNAQQTLFERLFDRLQ, encoded by the coding sequence ATGGTAGAACAGAACCGACAAAGAGGAGGTGAGGAAGGGAAGAAGTCGAACCAGGCCGAATCCGTCGAGACTGGTTCTGTTTCGTGGCGCGATACCTTCGTATCCGAAGAGGCCACACAGGAGAGAGCCGGCACAGCAGACGCTTCCCACGGGCTCGGAGAGTCAAAAACCACGCGAGAACTGCGAGCGCGGACGAAAGCACTGGAAGCACTCACACGGGCGAGTGACCTCTTCGTCGGTCTGTCCGCCCCTGTTGACGAGAGTGTCCGCACGCTCGTCACCGAACTTCCACAGTGGTTCCAGCATCCTGAAACGATTGAGGTCAGAATGCGAGTCGGCAATGACCTGTTCGAAACCGACGGCTTCCAGCGGACTGGTGATCCTCAGACGGCGGAGGCCCGAACACGCACTGGCACGGCTGTCTCGATGACGGTCGTGTGCGCGGATCAGCGACCCGACACCGGAGAGCGGGAATGGCTCCCAACAGAACGAGAACTCGTTGAGACGCTCGTTTCACTCGTTAAAGAAGGAATCGATCGATGGGAAATAGACAGTCTGAAGCGCGTGTCCGATGGTATTGCTGTACTCGACAGCAACCTCAACTACGTATACGTGAACCAGCAGGCTGCACGGCTTCTCGGTCAAGACAGCGAGGAACTGCGTGGCGAATACGTCTGGGACATTTTTCCTGAAGCGGCAGACACCATCGCCGAAGAGAAAATCCAGACGACTCTCGACACGCAGTCGCCGACGTCCTTCGAGCGATATAACGCCGACAAAGAGCAGTGGATTGAAGCCACAGTCTACCCGAGCGACGACGGCGTCATTATCGTCTTCTCAGAGATCACCAACAAGAAGGTAGCCGAACGAGAACTGGAACACGTTCTGGAAACGACTCCCGTTGGAATCGTCCTCCTGAACGCCGATAGAAATATTACCCGCGCAAACTCCCGTGCCGAGGAGTTACTCGGCTTATCCAGACGCAAGATAGGTGAAACGGCGTACGACCACCCCGACTGGGATATCTGGGACGAGGTGGGCAATCCGATCCCACGCGAGGACCATCCGATCACGCGTGTCTTCGAAACCGGCGAGACTATTACGGGGTTCACCCACGGAATCACGCTCCCGGACGGCTCCGAACGGTGGCTGTCAAGCAACGTCGCCCCGATCAAAACTGAAGACGGATCCATTGAACAGATCATCGTTGCGCTGGAAGACATCACCGTTACCAAACGCCTCGAACAGCTCGTCGAGACTTTCCAGCCAGTCAACGAGATTCTCAACAGTGCAACCGCAGACGAGGAGACCAAACAGGCCATTTGTGAGTTGCTGACGGACACGCGGGAATACCAGTACGCACGGGTCAGTGAACACACCCCAGGCACAGCACCAACCGAGTCGGATCTCTTGGAGGGGAGGGGGGCTGTCGCTGCCAACGAGTCTGTTCCCCTCCCGATACAATCGCAAACAGAGGTCGCTCCGGCAGAGGTCGCTGTTGAAACAGGCGATATACAGGTCGTTACGAGGAACCGAACCGACTCACGGTTTGACCGGTGGCGAGCAGACACACTCGACCAGGGGTTCCAGGGCGGAGCTATCGTTCCCCTTCAGCATAGGGGACGCGTCTACGATCTACTCGTCCTGTATACAGACCGTGGAGAGGCGTTCGGGAGCCGCGAGCAGACACTCCTGACGACGCTCGGTGAGCGGATTGGGCAAGTTCTTCACTCACTTAGGACAGAGCGCATTCTCCACGCCGACACAATGGCTACACTCACGTTCGAGAGCACTGACTCGGCGTCGTTTTTCATCTCCGCTTCCGAACAGCTGGATTGTACGATCGAGATTAGGGACACGATTCCGGCTTCGGATGGCATGCTCGTCCACTATGCGTCCGTTCAGGACGCTTCGTTGGATGCTCTGGGTGATATCGCGGAGAACGGAGATTGGGCCGCCCAGGTGCGACAGATCCGTCACACTGAGGACCCGCCAGGTGGAGAGGTCGAAATCAGACTGCACCGACAATCCCTGGCACAGACTCTCGTCACAGAGGGTGCAGTCGTCACGACGGATACGGTAACTGACGGCCGGGCCGAGGTCGTCTGCGAAGTGCCACTCGGTACCGATATTTGTTCGCTCGTGACACGTGTTCAGGAGTCGTTCCCGGAAACGACGTTGGTCTCAAAACGTGAATACACTCCCGCTGCGAAGTCGGATGCACACGCAGTCGGTCGGGTCCTGGGAGACATCTTCGAAACCGAACTCACAGACCGGCAACAACAGGTCCTGCGAGCTGCGATGTACGGTGGGTACTTCCAATCACCGCGACGAAGTACGGCAACCGAGATCGCCGACGCGCTCTCACTGACCCAATCGACCTTCTCCTATCATTTACGAAACGCGCAGCAAACACTTTTTGAGAGACTATTCGACCGATTGCAGTGA
- a CDS encoding PAS domain S-box protein, giving the protein MSEARALTETEEMMEVLHVDDEPDFADLTAMFLEREDHQFTVETATTADSGLERIDDRRPDCVVSDYNMPGMNGFEFLQAVRERYPDLPFILFTGKGSESIASDAISAGVTDYLQKGSGTERYELLANRIRNAVQARREAQRVDRQRQLTRLTEFAGDTGGWELDRESGTVLLTAGTRRIIGHPDQAEISLEEAIALFHPDDREDIQQTLTRAFETGEELHNTWRLQPGDGDERLIEMTITPVVESGGKVTKLRGAGHDITDRKERRQELEKHETIIEALTDAVYVLDEEGRFTYVSDELVELVGYDRKTILGSTPSLIKDEDAVERAEHHLGRLLSSDGPETVQFEVTIQPCDGDPIVCEDHMGVLPYEGDEFDGSVGTLRDITERKERARKLERQNARLKDFVGIVSHDLRNPLMTAQGRLELAQADCDSPHLDEVGDAVDRCQALIDDLLALAQSGNAVGTTEPVTLSELAEECWQTTPSADATLAVETDQTISADRSRLQQLFENLFRNAVNHGGGEITVTVGEIADGFYVADDGAGIPDEERDDIFEAGYSTADDGTGFGLAIVKEIVEAHGWEIRVTDSQTGGVRFEIISVETAH; this is encoded by the coding sequence ATGAGTGAGGCAAGGGCCCTGACTGAGACGGAGGAAATGATGGAGGTTCTTCACGTCGATGACGAACCCGATTTCGCCGACCTCACCGCGATGTTTCTCGAGCGAGAGGACCACCAGTTCACTGTCGAGACAGCGACGACCGCCGACAGTGGGTTAGAGAGGATAGATGATCGTCGGCCCGATTGTGTTGTCTCGGATTACAACATGCCCGGCATGAACGGGTTCGAGTTCTTGCAGGCTGTCCGAGAGCGGTATCCCGACCTGCCATTCATCCTGTTTACCGGCAAGGGAAGCGAGTCCATCGCCAGCGACGCCATCTCTGCCGGCGTTACCGACTATCTCCAGAAGGGCTCCGGCACCGAGCGGTACGAACTCTTGGCCAACCGGATCCGCAATGCCGTCCAGGCACGACGCGAGGCACAGCGGGTCGACAGACAGCGACAACTGACCCGGCTGACGGAGTTTGCCGGCGACACCGGTGGATGGGAACTGGACAGAGAGAGCGGGACTGTCCTGCTGACGGCTGGCACCCGGCGAATTATCGGTCACCCTGACCAGGCCGAAATCTCTCTGGAGGAGGCGATAGCACTGTTCCATCCGGACGACCGCGAAGACATTCAGCAAACACTCACCAGGGCCTTCGAGACGGGCGAGGAACTGCACAACACGTGGCGACTTCAGCCAGGGGACGGCGACGAGCGTCTGATCGAGATGACGATAACTCCGGTCGTAGAATCCGGTGGGAAGGTAACGAAACTCCGTGGAGCTGGTCACGATATCACCGACCGCAAGGAGCGTCGGCAGGAACTCGAAAAGCACGAGACGATCATCGAGGCGTTGACCGACGCCGTGTACGTGCTCGACGAGGAGGGGCGATTCACATATGTCAGCGACGAACTCGTCGAGTTGGTCGGCTACGACCGGAAAACCATTCTCGGAAGCACGCCGTCACTCATCAAGGACGAGGATGCCGTCGAACGGGCAGAACACCACTTGGGTCGGTTGCTGTCGAGTGACGGCCCGGAGACGGTACAATTCGAAGTGACGATCCAGCCATGTGACGGCGACCCGATCGTCTGTGAGGATCACATGGGTGTCCTTCCCTACGAAGGTGACGAGTTCGACGGGTCAGTCGGGACACTCCGAGATATCACAGAGCGCAAAGAGCGTGCACGGAAACTTGAACGGCAAAACGCCCGTCTCAAAGATTTCGTAGGCATCGTCAGCCACGATCTCCGAAATCCGCTCATGACTGCCCAGGGCCGCCTCGAACTGGCACAGGCCGATTGTGACTCCCCTCACCTCGATGAAGTGGGTGACGCGGTCGATCGCTGTCAGGCGCTCATCGATGATCTATTGGCACTTGCCCAGAGTGGGAACGCAGTCGGAACGACGGAACCGGTCACCCTGTCGGAACTGGCCGAGGAGTGTTGGCAGACGACGCCGAGTGCGGACGCAACGCTCGCTGTCGAAACAGACCAGACGATATCGGCTGACCGGAGCCGACTTCAGCAGTTGTTCGAGAATCTCTTTAGAAACGCCGTCAACCACGGAGGCGGTGAGATAACGGTGACCGTCGGGGAGATAGCTGACGGGTTCTACGTCGCGGACGATGGAGCGGGAATCCCCGACGAAGAACGCGACGATATTTTCGAGGCCGGCTATTCGACCGCTGACGATGGCACTGGATTCGGTCTCGCAATCGTCAAGGAGATCGTGGAGGCACACGGCTGGGAAATCCGCGTGACTGACAGCCAGACAGGCGGCGTCCGCTTCGAGATTATCAGCGTCGAAACCGCACATTGA
- a CDS encoding chemotaxis protein CheW, with product MGSHQVLEFTLGEEQYCIDIEYVTEVVSRSKKDVTSIPDSPPHVEGAIDLRGETTRVIDPSARLLSDSHEENGISQDRMIVFDTEMTTGERSGWAVTDVRRILTIDPDSVEAVDEEMVNGLIAREDGHIVWIDPETISAET from the coding sequence ATGGGATCACACCAGGTCCTTGAGTTCACGCTCGGGGAGGAACAGTACTGCATCGATATCGAGTACGTCACCGAGGTCGTGAGTCGCTCGAAAAAAGACGTGACTTCGATCCCGGATTCGCCCCCGCACGTCGAAGGGGCGATCGATCTCCGAGGTGAGACGACGAGAGTCATCGATCCGAGTGCCAGGCTCTTGTCAGATAGCCACGAAGAGAATGGGATCAGCCAGGACAGGATGATCGTCTTCGATACCGAAATGACGACGGGCGAGCGTTCCGGCTGGGCGGTAACGGACGTGCGCCGGATCCTGACGATCGATCCTGACTCTGTCGAAGCAGTCGATGAGGAGATGGTCAACGGCCTCATCGCCCGGGAGGATGGACACATCGTCTGGATCGATCCGGAAACTATCTCGGCTGAAACATGA
- a CDS encoding DICT sensory domain-containing protein, with product MVSYSDASMGLRDSIEYIRDHEKELRLFNVDPADTIHEELGAFFNTQNVRITVNRTASGKPEELAVLSNATEVLAVVDVSTLRELLEDVSTGTGDLGIADREYESVLRHLKETTFTSCDTEQLLYASREIEDRARRVGQGSIHTGFQRCSVIVEQRSIYADLARRGVSVRAYGVPDATPPDLGSGHVHAVSTDEVAETWFVVFDGGGNNTQKTALLAHERDKDAFHGVLTYDPGFVDHILEYLNRSYGSPSDGVLSGP from the coding sequence ATGGTTTCATATTCGGATGCGTCGATGGGTCTACGGGATAGTATCGAGTATATAAGAGACCACGAGAAGGAACTCCGTCTGTTCAACGTCGATCCCGCCGACACGATACACGAGGAACTCGGCGCGTTCTTCAACACACAAAACGTGCGAATTACCGTCAATCGAACGGCATCGGGAAAACCGGAAGAGCTCGCAGTTCTCAGCAACGCGACCGAAGTCCTCGCTGTCGTCGATGTGTCGACTCTCAGGGAGTTACTCGAAGACGTTTCAACAGGGACCGGCGACCTTGGCATTGCCGACAGAGAATACGAGAGTGTTCTCCGTCATCTCAAAGAAACCACGTTCACGTCATGCGATACGGAACAGTTGCTCTACGCGTCCCGGGAGATCGAGGACCGTGCTCGTCGGGTCGGCCAGGGTTCGATTCACACGGGGTTCCAGCGATGTTCAGTCATCGTAGAACAGCGGTCGATTTACGCTGACCTCGCTCGCCGAGGCGTCTCCGTGCGCGCCTACGGCGTCCCCGACGCCACGCCGCCGGATCTCGGTTCCGGTCACGTTCATGCGGTCTCGACAGACGAGGTAGCCGAGACGTGGTTCGTCGTCTTCGACGGGGGTGGCAATAATACCCAGAAGACTGCCTTACTCGCCCACGAACGCGACAAGGACGCGTTCCACGGCGTTTTGACGTACGACCCGGGATTCGTCGACCACATCCTCGAATATTTGAATCGGAGTTACGGATCCCCCTCCGACGGCGTACTCTCCGGCCCCTGA
- a CDS encoding HAMP domain-containing methyl-accepting chemotaxis protein, which produces MLEKVTIDRFDLRPKLILAFVLVAVLVAVTGFVGYTSVTTVDNQLESVVHDDVAEADAAMEMKYDLESERLALHEVLTGEMEAAEEFRASQADFEEWYTTLAERDDLTEEQQQLLSEMKTEHEEAKTKGEEIIAAMEAGDEERANQQMDELDSVYTELDEDTTAFEEDADAKMEASVASAATTTNNSHMTIIGLTVGAFVAATLIGLFVASRITTPIKQLSEASQAMSEGDLTAEVDDHLEDDELGRMSDAFQQMQANLRSAFDEIDTFSTNLATGDDALETRDRRTDFPGTYGDIMTNLDDGATEMVSSFEEIRTASQNLKTGNLEQDIDTDRAGNYGEILTAFDDGMGAVSGSFDEIATASQGLRDGRLAQDIDTDYPGAFGTALSDLADGIEQLNASVERVQAIADDVATSSEEVAGSSEEIEQASEQVAESVEEISRGADTQSENLQEVAGEMNDMSATVEEIASSAEEVTSTASTAVERGETGRQYASEATEEIQSIETRADEAATQVETLDEKMDQIGEVVEMITEIAEQTNMLALNASIEAARAGEAGEGFGVVANEIKSLAEEAAEATADIEQRIEEVQGTTEDTVEGMQQMSDQVQRGSDTIEDAIEMFDEIANAVQEAESGIREISDATDDQAASSEEVVSMVDEVSSVSQQTAAEASNVSAATEEQTASLSEASENIQQLSGLAEDLHDQVSDFETGSGTGRATEARAGSPAAADGGHHASDTAGRTPDHDAEM; this is translated from the coding sequence ATGCTAGAGAAGGTGACAATCGATCGGTTCGACCTGCGGCCGAAGCTCATCCTGGCGTTCGTGCTCGTGGCGGTACTCGTGGCCGTGACAGGGTTCGTCGGATATACGAGTGTCACGACTGTGGACAACCAGCTCGAATCCGTCGTCCACGACGACGTCGCCGAGGCAGACGCAGCGATGGAAATGAAGTACGACCTCGAATCGGAGCGGCTGGCACTGCACGAAGTGTTAACGGGCGAGATGGAGGCAGCCGAAGAATTCCGTGCCTCCCAGGCAGACTTCGAAGAGTGGTACACGACGCTGGCAGAACGTGACGACCTCACCGAGGAGCAACAGCAGTTGCTTTCGGAGATGAAAACCGAACACGAAGAGGCGAAAACCAAGGGCGAAGAAATCATCGCCGCGATGGAGGCGGGAGACGAGGAGCGCGCAAACCAGCAGATGGACGAGCTAGACAGCGTCTACACTGAACTCGACGAAGACACCACGGCCTTCGAGGAAGACGCCGACGCGAAAATGGAAGCGTCAGTCGCGTCGGCGGCGACGACGACGAACAATAGCCACATGACGATTATCGGACTGACTGTCGGAGCGTTCGTCGCGGCTACCCTCATCGGCCTCTTCGTCGCCAGCCGCATCACCACCCCGATCAAACAACTCTCCGAGGCCTCACAAGCCATGAGTGAAGGCGACCTCACCGCCGAAGTCGACGACCACCTCGAAGACGACGAACTCGGCCGTATGAGCGATGCATTCCAGCAAATGCAGGCCAATCTCCGCAGTGCCTTCGACGAAATCGACACCTTCAGCACCAACCTCGCAACCGGTGACGACGCCCTCGAGACCCGGGACCGCCGGACCGACTTCCCCGGCACCTACGGCGACATCATGACCAACCTCGACGACGGTGCTACCGAAATGGTCAGCAGTTTCGAAGAGATCCGCACCGCCAGCCAGAACCTGAAAACCGGTAATCTCGAGCAGGACATCGACACCGACCGCGCCGGCAACTACGGGGAGATCCTCACCGCCTTCGACGACGGCATGGGGGCGGTCTCGGGAAGTTTCGACGAGATCGCCACCGCGAGTCAGGGACTGCGAGACGGACGGCTCGCCCAGGACATCGACACGGACTACCCGGGAGCGTTTGGAACTGCGTTGAGCGACCTTGCGGACGGGATCGAACAACTGAATGCGAGCGTCGAACGCGTTCAGGCGATCGCAGACGACGTCGCGACGTCAAGCGAGGAAGTAGCGGGCAGTTCGGAGGAGATCGAACAGGCCAGCGAACAGGTCGCGGAGTCCGTTGAAGAGATCTCACGCGGTGCGGACACGCAAAGCGAGAACCTCCAAGAGGTGGCCGGCGAAATGAACGATATGTCGGCGACCGTTGAGGAAATCGCTTCCTCGGCCGAAGAGGTGACTTCGACTGCCAGTACGGCCGTCGAGCGTGGCGAGACGGGGCGGCAGTATGCCTCGGAGGCGACCGAGGAGATCCAGTCCATCGAAACCCGGGCCGACGAGGCAGCCACGCAGGTCGAAACGCTCGACGAGAAGATGGACCAGATCGGTGAGGTGGTCGAGATGATCACTGAGATAGCCGAACAGACGAACATGCTCGCGTTGAACGCGTCGATCGAGGCCGCCCGTGCCGGCGAAGCAGGTGAAGGATTCGGGGTCGTGGCAAACGAGATCAAATCCCTGGCAGAGGAGGCTGCCGAGGCGACTGCCGACATCGAACAGCGCATCGAAGAAGTCCAGGGGACGACGGAGGATACCGTCGAGGGGATGCAGCAGATGAGCGATCAGGTGCAACGCGGGTCTGACACGATCGAGGACGCCATCGAGATGTTCGACGAGATCGCCAACGCCGTGCAAGAGGCCGAAAGCGGAATTCGGGAAATCAGCGACGCCACCGACGACCAGGCGGCCTCGTCGGAGGAAGTGGTTTCCATGGTCGACGAGGTCTCCAGCGTCAGTCAGCAGACTGCAGCCGAGGCGAGCAACGTCTCTGCCGCGACAGAAGAACAGACCGCTTCCCTGTCCGAAGCCTCCGAGAATATCCAGCAACTGTCCGGTCTCGCCGAAGACCTGCACGACCAGGTGTCGGATTTCGAAACCGGATCGGGCACCGGTCGAGCAACTGAGGCGAGAGCGGGATCGCCGGCCGCGGCTGACGGCGGGCACCACGCGTCGGACACTGCGGGCCGGACGCCGGATCACGACGCGGAGATGTGA
- a CDS encoding globin-coupled sensor protein, with product MSGSPEYSRDDFGRGGLNDQLDADSLVEEIGLDRSEIRWRKDFIGFTDDDVRRLRTYRDDFADNADQVAEDFYDNLTDHEETVEVIGRSPKNVEQLKRTQSAYLTTLVEGEYGRDYFRDRARIGKLHDILDMPMKHYLGQYGVYYDLILPLVGDRLVASLTDRLTDTVADGGMEAASTEEEDALNPADLSRRAIETAVEEEVDDAVGDILALLRIINLDMQVVTDTYIHSYSQQLEEEIERNRQLMAEVEEDVKQPVSDLQTSAEDVAESSTAISDAASQQSERVDEISSEVANLSATIEEVASTADQVESASDRAEALAEDGKEAADTAAGVMDGIGEAVNDVADDVTSLQDRVQQIDEFVDAIDEIAEQTNMLALNASIEAARAGEAGEGFGVVADEIKSLAEESQTHASDIETMVDGIQTDTEETAANLADTTEQVDRGIERVQDAMDSLTEIVEAVTETANGISEVADATDDQAAAAEEIASMVDEVVDRTDRVAEEIESLAAANEEQAAMVSEVEASVTRLSGDRSATDGGREIVTTTNSEQVSIPQDLPDDMPDFVIETLSEEQLREVAIGNRDPTDLL from the coding sequence ATGTCCGGTTCACCAGAGTATAGCCGGGACGATTTTGGACGGGGCGGTCTCAACGACCAGCTGGACGCGGACTCCTTAGTCGAGGAAATCGGCCTGGATAGATCCGAAATCCGGTGGCGGAAGGATTTCATCGGTTTCACCGACGACGATGTCCGTCGTCTTCGGACGTATCGAGATGACTTCGCGGACAACGCCGACCAGGTGGCCGAGGACTTCTACGACAATCTGACCGACCACGAGGAGACAGTCGAGGTCATCGGGCGGTCGCCCAAGAACGTCGAACAACTCAAGCGAACGCAATCGGCGTATCTCACGACGCTCGTGGAGGGGGAGTACGGCAGGGACTACTTCCGTGACCGGGCCCGTATCGGCAAACTCCATGATATACTGGATATGCCGATGAAACACTACCTCGGCCAGTACGGAGTCTACTACGACCTCATCCTTCCGCTGGTGGGCGACCGCCTCGTCGCATCACTCACTGACCGCCTGACAGATACTGTCGCAGACGGAGGGATGGAGGCCGCCTCTACCGAGGAAGAGGATGCACTGAACCCCGCCGACCTCTCGCGTCGCGCGATCGAAACAGCGGTCGAAGAAGAGGTCGACGACGCCGTGGGGGATATTCTTGCGCTTCTCCGAATCATCAATCTCGACATGCAAGTCGTCACAGACACCTACATTCACTCCTACAGCCAGCAACTCGAAGAGGAGATCGAGCGCAACAGACAACTGATGGCCGAGGTCGAGGAAGACGTGAAACAACCGGTGAGTGACCTCCAGACGAGCGCCGAGGACGTCGCCGAGAGTTCCACCGCAATCAGCGACGCAGCGTCCCAACAGTCCGAACGGGTGGACGAGATTTCGTCCGAGGTAGCGAACCTCTCGGCGACGATCGAAGAGGTCGCCTCGACGGCCGACCAGGTCGAGAGTGCGAGCGACCGGGCGGAAGCCCTCGCGGAAGACGGCAAGGAAGCCGCCGATACTGCTGCCGGGGTGATGGACGGTATCGGTGAGGCAGTCAACGACGTCGCGGACGATGTCACCTCCTTACAGGACCGTGTCCAGCAGATAGATGAGTTCGTCGATGCGATCGACGAGATCGCAGAGCAGACGAACATGCTCGCGCTGAACGCCTCGATCGAGGCCGCGCGTGCCGGCGAAGCCGGTGAGGGGTTCGGCGTCGTCGCCGACGAGATCAAGTCACTCGCCGAGGAATCACAGACCCACGCCAGCGACATCGAGACGATGGTCGATGGCATCCAGACCGATACTGAGGAGACGGCGGCGAATCTCGCCGACACTACCGAACAGGTCGATCGAGGCATCGAGCGGGTTCAGGATGCAATGGATAGCTTGACTGAAATCGTCGAGGCCGTCACCGAAACGGCGAACGGGATCAGCGAAGTCGCAGACGCGACCGACGACCAGGCGGCTGCCGCCGAAGAGATTGCGTCGATGGTCGACGAGGTAGTCGATCGGACCGACCGCGTCGCAGAGGAAATCGAGAGTTTGGCTGCGGCGAACGAGGAACAGGCGGCAATGGTCTCCGAAGTGGAGGCGTCAGTAACGCGTCTGTCTGGTGACCGCTCCGCGACTGACGGCGGGCGGGAAATCGTCACCACGACTAACTCCGAACAGGTGTCGATTCCACAAGACCTTCCCGACGACATGCCGGACTTCGTGATCGAAACGCTCTCGGAGGAGCAGCTGCGGGAGGTGGCTATCGGGAACCGTGATCCGACAGACCTGCTGTGA